TCACGTGCCCCAGACTTTGTTACATAGGTGGCATTTCCATCCCTTGCTGAACCAGCACTAtacctgcagcagccccttgTAATGAACATATTTTCAGCATGACAAACCCAACACAAAGTAgccagaaaaactgaaatcctTTTCTGCCTTTGAAGTGGAAAGCACTGCTTATCAAACTAGGCAAGACTCACCAAAACCCTAAAAGCAAAGGCATGCTCTGTAGCTTTTGGCAAATTATCATAATTTCCTTCATATATAAAAaccaaacagccccaaaacctcaattGCACACACAGAAGAAATTGTTGGTTGTCTCAAAGGATTACAGGAATGAGTTCAACTGTTTGACAGAGCAACACATAGTATTCATTCCCCATTTTGCAGGCCTGGGAAATCACTGTTCCTTAACCATTGGGTGACAATCAAAGAAATGCTTgacattatttttctaaagcatATGTGGTTTCTACAAGAAGTAAGTCAGAATGAAGCCATTACCAAATTGAAACAGTAAGAGCAATGACAATATACCCTACCACACAGAGGTAAAGTATTCATGAGAGAGCTCCTTCACATTCCAGTTGTGTCACAGGGAGGAAAAACCCAGCACGTCTCCACTGCATCAGAGGTACCTGAGAATCAAAGCTAAATCTCTTGTGCATTTACCAAGCATCCATTACAGAGCTATGCAATTTACAATTCAAATCagacatttatatttataaaatatcatTGTACTAAAAATCACAAGGTTTTGTAGAAAAAACTCCATCACATTCTATTAAATGCAGGAACAATGTTGTATGTCATAGCTTCTGTAATTAAAAGTGTAACACATTTCCTGTAACTACAGGGGCACCACTGTTTAAAAATCCTTTCAGCAAGGACAGTTTGTTTTGTTCCTACTACTTAAAGAATTGTAATTTAATGCAAAAAACACAGCTTAAGCTACCTAGTGCCAtgagataaaaatatttcatatcttactgaaaaaaaaaaaaaaaaaaaaaaacaaacacatttttgtgAAAAACATTTGGAAAGCCCTGACTTTGAAGGTACTGAATGCTCTTCAACATTCCTGGggtcagagaaagaagaatATTCTCTTagcacttctttttttaacctcTCTAAAACTaatgaataatgaaaattaaCAGTCATATACATGGGAGGCTATGATGATCTTTGACTTTAAGCCATGAACATAAGGGCAAATATAAATAGCAACTGCATATTTGACATTACAGATACAGTCCTGTTTGCATGACCAATTACAAAAAACAGTCATAGAAAATTTTGCTACAAATACTGTCATTGCCCATCTGAAAGCAAACTCGGTTTTCCCAGGCTTAATGCACAGATGCCACAAGTCCCAGCTGATTCAAATTAGGAGTTAATGCCAGGTATCAAATATTCTGCAGCATCTCATTGAAACATTTCATTAATtgaaaagagactttttttttttatggtgagTAGGCATTAACAATACTTCTTGAAAAAATGTTAAAGCAAACATCCTCTAAATTTGTCATGATTTTGAAGGACAAATCCAAAACCTAAGGAAACTCCACTGATCAAAAAATGCCTGAAAATTCgaccaaaataaaattagttcaACGTACTGCATTTGAGACCCCACTACTTGTGGGGTTTGGAAATTTAACTGtgaaatttaatttactttctTATCTCTTTTGGGCTTGTGATTTTGTTGTGGccggttttgggttttttttaattcttatttagGATCTAGGAAGGACTTactatttcattttaaagacaTGCCTCAGATCACCAAAGTTTGTAGTGCAATCCAGTATTaaaaacaaggaggaaaaacTTGATAAAGGTGAAATACTTCAACAGAATAGCCCCAGGTTCATTTTGTCTTCCTACTCTACACACAGTCCTTATATTAAATTCCAGCTGCTGGTTCAAATTCTTCTATAAATGTAGAGCTTAAGCATGTTGCTTCCCTGCTTTACCTCTTAAATAATAGTTATATTACCAAAACATCAAAATTGCTTTTGGGAGAATCATTACTGAGTGCCAAAACATGAAGAGGCATTTCTGCTACGTCATCCTTCTGTATTTGTGTGGAGGGGCAGTAGAAATACCCTACATTATTAATAACTTTGTTATGTGGAAGAAAATACTCCTGGCTAAAAATCCATCTTACATTCATTATAAAAAAACTCAAATCCATCAAAAGCCAAAATTAACTTTGATCTAAGTGTCTTATAGGCCAGGAGCTGAAAAATAGCATTGGCTAATTTCAAATATTCCTGAATATAATTCTAATAGCTTCTCTGGATTCAAAAGGATTAAACACTGCAGTGGAAGGAAGATAATTATCAGTTTTagaataaatttattaatacagctggggggaaagaaaaatcaatgcaAACACCTTTCCTCTTCATATTGCTTAGCAGATTAGTGTAGTGCCAACCCACTGATTGAAAACTTTCACAATTAATTTGATCTCTTTCACAATGTGGCAGCTACACCTGAAAATTTCCATGTTGGAGAGACAACTGGGATTGGAATGGGTTACAGAACCAGTCTGTTTTAAACCATGTATAAGAATGCATACCCAAATGTATTGTAATTAGAAATATTGAACCATTCACTGAAATTTTAAGCATTCCTGATTGGTGGGcaatttttttgatttttaaacatcAGCACCCATTGCCATGACAAGGCTACTCAAATTGACCCAAGACATTATAAATGTAGTGTTCTAGGACCGTACAAAGATCCTGCCTCTGGAATTATAGGAATGCacttaataaattatttttctgttttcatctaTTAATATGCAAATAGTTTATACaacataaaaaatttaatttgtacCTACTACAGGTAACATATCTATTTAGCTTTTCATCTGAAAGCCTGTAAGACTTGATGACCTGCAAACTTATTTACAGAACTCACTTTAaagtatcttttaaaaataatattgtcCAGCATTTAACAAAATTGTGACTTAAGAAAGAAATCACTTAACAGCATTTGCTTTCTTGATTTTGTCAAGTAATGTCACCAGCTCAAGTGTTATAAGGCAGGTTGGTTGCTCAGATGGACTAAGACTCCCATGGTGACAGGCATGTAGTAGATCTGTTCATTTATAAAATCAGATGAaagcaagaaagagaaaaagtttAGAGTTTCAAAAGAACTGAAACTTCTTATTTTTACTACAAATTCAGAAGAGGCACTGAAACATGATTCCTTAGGGACTTTTCCAGAAGATTGTCTCTTCGCTGGGCATCATTCCATTTTTAAactaagaagaagaagaaaaaaattatcaggaGTACATAACTCAGGATTACAAAAGAGAAATTACCATAAGCATTTGTTTCCATCttactaaaaaagaaaataactccATGCCTTAAGACATTCTAATCAAAACAGTCATCgtgatattttaaatttcattattaGATTTAAGCAAcattggaaaataaaagcataaatataaataaataaaatataaataaaaatatttctcatgtAATTCTGCACACATTATTGAAAACCCTGAAGCACAGGGCTAGGAGACCTCTAAACTTTGTCTGCTTTAATGCTTCAGGCCAGTACTGCCAAACCATCTAATGTTCATTTTAGAGATGGTGCACTCTTAAAAGTGGGATATTTTGCAAACTCTTTAGGTATTCTAGTCTACTTTCCTTCTGCTTACCATGAGAAATATTTAGTCTAGCATTTAATGGAATTTACCAATTTAATTCTTGTCATCCACAAACACAAGGGCTCCTTTCCACTTTCTGGACCAGTGATGATAAAGTCTGGTGATCTTTAAACTTCCCTGAATGGTTGGTGTTTTTCATGAGCTTCAGCAGCCCAAACTGAGACCCCAGCAGCACTAAAGATTGAATTAATTACTTCAGATGTCTTCCAAACACATCATCCATGCCAAAAAGTTGTATGGCTCTTCTGGTGTATTGACTCATATCCAGTTTAGGATGAACTGTGGAATACTCTTTATTGTAGTAAAAAAACTACATTTCAAAACCATTGACCAAGAACTGTGAGAATAATGCTTGGcaagtaataataataacttTGAAGATACACTTTAGAACTCTGTCCATCAATACAGAACAAGACTGACTGCATGCTCTTTAAAAATGTGTCCTTGCATAACACAAATGCCACCATGAAAACCAAACCTCACCTTTCTGTGCAATGTTTGAGGTTTATTAAAGGTTTACCTTTTGTCTATGAACAGCAGCCATCTCCATCCTGTGAAACACTATGCATAGGGATGAGGCTTTCACACTGCTCACTTTCTTCGGGCATTCTTAAAAGAAACACAATTATTTCAAGACATACAGTAATATTAAATTGGTTTTTATGAAGCCAGCAAGGCACCAAGTATGCAGCTGTTTGTACTTTAGCCATTAAAACCACGCAAAGACTCCTTAAATTTATCAAATGTACTCAAGTTTGCACAATTTTCACTGCATGTGCTGGGTACAGAAATTATTACAGATGcattaagggaaaaaattgtGACAACAACTAGGAAACTTCTTTTAAAGGTAAACAGACTTCAcatctttccattttctgaGCATTGCATAGGTTAATTGTATGAATGGATTGGCAACTACTGCTATTAAGAAATTAGCACACCTGAATATAAAAtcaggagaaaataaacagtATAAGCTCTGTGGCTTATAGAATACTAGTGGATTACAGGATATTGGAAAGGTTAAAGAGACAGGATTATAGTTTGTGACTGCCCTACCTCTGAATTCGATGTTTTCTACAAATAAAGGCAAAAATTCTTCTGATTCCCACCATCACTGGATCCCAGTTGTTATAGTGACACAAGAGAGTtgcaatgaaaaatgaaaaaaatacaggtaCTGCTCCTGCAAAAAATAACCAGGAAAACTGCACCTGGAATTGAAACACAAACATCATTCACCAGACAGCTCAAAAAAGAATTGACATGCTGTATATTTGGAATAATTATTATTGTAAGTTTGAGATGCAGTTTGAGTTATTTTAAACAGTGTGAGTTATTTTGTACAATTTTTATAGTTATTGCTTCTTCTAAGAACTGCATAACCTGTTCCCACGAATCCATTCCTAACAACGGCACATTGTGTTTGCACTGGGAGCTGAATGCAGACTGCTATTTCCAAACAGTCCCAGGTTTAGGTTTTTAGTTGTGTTTCTGGTGCCAAGGAGAACGTCTCCTAGACGTCCCATGGGTTGGAAAGcaatgatctttaaagtccattccaacccaaagcattccatggttctgtaaCTCCAAACCAAGGGCACAAGGACAGGAAGAGCCTGGGACCTGCCTCTCAGGATGACAGAGCCATGAGCCGTGGGCACAGCCCCCCCGTGTGGAGAGAAGATCCAAACCTGAAGACTTTGGAGAAAACAGATTCAGCTTTGGCACCTGGCACTGATGATCCTCCTCAAAGACCTCATCAACTGCAATTGTTAAGCCCTGTGTTTCCCaactaatttttaattaaattcacAACATGTAAGTTGCCAAAAGGAATTAGTCATTAGAAACCTGGCTGTAATTTCCTAAGATTCAGGCTTATtagaaaattacagaaaaataaatacccAGAAAGTTAGCAATTATGAATATTGTATAATTACCAGGCAATTTGACAGTCATATGAAAGCTGCATGTATTGATATTTTAATCTTTACctacatggtgtgattcttggggtgtcctgggcagagccaggagctggactgggtgatcctgatgggtccccTTCCAGTTCAGCtctttctgtgattccatgattatTAGCCATGCCAGTAGCATTCTTGAGCAGGGTTCTTTTAAGTAAAAACAAGGCTGGCCAGAGGCAGGGCAGCTAAAATTTCTGTCAGGTTATCTGAGACGTGGACACCTGAGACTTCAGTGAGCAGAAGGCTTGGCTTAGGATATTCTGCTGTCTGTATGACAGAAACAGACTTGCACAAATACACCTGTCCAAAAACCCTCAAAGTCTGCAGCACTTTGCCTTTAATCAGGGTCCCTCACTTGTGCTTCTAATACTagtcatttattttctaaaaggTAAGACAGAAAGGATTTACTTCCCACAATGTGAGTTAAAAAGGTAATTTGCCCTTTTGTTACCAGTGTCAGCTGAAAGTCATCCAGCAGAACTTGGGAGATGTTTCTGCTATTTGAAATGCCTCCATGTTGCATTAGTACATGAAGAACAAATTAATTGGACAAGATCTGAACTCTGTGtttattcagaataaaaaaCCTAGAGATTAGGCTGTTTACTTGGAATTAGAAAAGTATAGTTCATTTTTCAGTGCATCCCAGAAGAAAGTTTAGATGAATCACTTCAGAAGACAACCTAAAATTTTTATATCTTGATATATGTAACTATATATATACACCTCTACCAATGTAtttgcacatacacacacatctGTGTATATCTAAAATGGGTACTGACACACAAACCTACAtataaaattcttattttttacTACCAGCATTAGCTCACATGTACTGACCAACAAATGTTTTATTATTGTTGGAACCACTACAGTGTTTACTCTATTTCACTGCTGGAATATGCAGGTAAGACTAACACAAAATATACTGCCTATCACATGTTCATTACAAAAGTATTTATTTAGGGTCTGACTAGTTTTGACTTTTCTTatatttatccttttatttttctgacttATTTTCCAAAATCCACACTGACATGaagtaaaagcaaaatacaagttgtgtttggggttttttacttcatttttacaTGCACAAAGTTTCAGAAGTCTAAAGGTACTCATTACAATTTACACTTTGCTTGCAAAAACACTGAACAGCAAAGCCTCTTTTTGGCTGGAAACATTCCAAGTGCAAAACTCGACTAATTTCTTGCACAAAATAAACAAGTACAagcctaaaataatttaattagaAGAAATTCTGTAAACAATGATCAAAATTTAGTAGTATCTTACCTTTTGCATGCACATGTCAGCTATTATGGACAGAGGTATTGTAAGGCTTAGGGCAAGTGTGCCTATCAGTGATGAGGTAAGAAAGCAGCCCCTAAAAGACAATAAATTCATAATTATACAATTTAATgacaataaataataattacaatAATGAGGTCTTAAAAGTTAAAAGACAACCAAAGTAATACATCAAAGAGGAAGACATTTGATGAACTGTTAGTTACTGTTTAATAGTCAAAAATTAACTCACACCATCACACTCCATCATAAATCTGTGAAAATGCACAGAATTCTTAACTAGGCAATGGATGTCTTCTGGGCTGAGGTTTAATCCCCATACCAATCTTCTGAGATGATGGAAATTTCCCTATTTCACATGTACTAACTTCATCtagaaaaatctgcattttgtttCCATAGCCTGATTCTCTAGAGCATAAGAGACTGTTTCTGAATTACAACCAACCTGTCCACAGAAAACTGTAAATGCATAAATGGTACAGAAGCCAATAAAAATTTATcagcaagttaaaaaaaaaaaccccacaaagagTCATATCTATCCCTACATTATGTAACTGGTAATATGTGCTTGGGTGGAGCAAACAAGTAGGTTAAATGATATTATTTACTTCTAAAAAAAGTAAAGATGACTGTACTAGTGGCACACTGGACTGGTAAAGAATGATATCAGCACAAACTCTGTAATTAGAACAAGTCCAAAACTCTAGGGAAAAGGAACTGGAAGTAAAACTAGCTCTTTAATTTACTGGAATATCATTCTGAGTAATTAAACAAATATCATGTATATAAAAAGTTTGTGCACACCCATGTACTTACTTGATTTTGAGAGATAATGTTTGAGGTTTGGGGgatgtatgtgtgtgtttgttattttgcctaCATTAAAATTACACTTAACCTGAAACTGATACTGAGCTTCAATTTAATCTTCCAGGATGGCATTAACATCACAAAAATATTCTATCAACAAACCAGTTCAACTGCAAAGTAACATATGCTACAATGCATTTACACCTAGGACTGGTGTAAAGGTTtgccaagaaacaaaaaatcattaaaattcaTACATAActttaaactttgaaaaaacaaacaaaaatccacaCCCCCTAAAAAAACCAGAAGGCTTTTCTGGAACTCCATCTACTCCACCTTGATCTTTTGTTGCAATATTGCCACAGAACTGTTACAACAGAATTCACGCTCCTGCTACTGCAACTCTGTAGCACAAAGTCTCTTTGTCTCCAATGTTAATTCTGCAATAAGCTAAGCACACAGCATTTTAATTACTACAAGAACACATCACAGCTACTTTTTAAAGTTAGCTGTTGTCTTAACAGGACATTGTGACACAATGGTGAAATTGCACATGTGGacaggaaaaacaggaaaaagggTACAAAGCCCAACCTAGATAATTTTACATCTCAACACAGGAAAGATAATTCATGTAAAATATATTCAGTGTATGGAGTACATACCACAGCCAGAGGAACTCTGACAAAACTGTTCCAATAAGGCCATTTATGACAATGCACATCCATATCAGTTTATTGGGAAACTCAAAGGCTTCAAACCCAGTATAGTGAAGCAGGAAGAACCCTGGCCACAGCAGCAACAGATTAAACAGTCCTACAAAACCTGGATATAAAAACAGTATTAAGTAAATCATCATAAATCTTCTTAAACATAACCAAAATCTCAGTTAAAACCTCCTATTTTGACAATATGCATATAGAAAAGCAGCCAtgaagcaatattttaaaattttcaaaggaaacaaatgtAAGTAATGTAACCTGAAATTCACAAACTAAATTTGCATCAGATATTTACAGTTTgaaattgaaatgaaaacaaaaattaagaaatctCATTAAGTCAGTAGGGCTGTCTGCATACCGACAGGAAGTTCCTCTCCTTGTTAAGGCTCTAAACAAGAAACAATTCACACAACCACTCTCTAAAGGACTCATAACCATGGGAGTAAGAGGCTTTCTCTACTCCTTTGCTTTTCTAAGCCCCTTTACCACTCAGACACAGTTCAGTGCCTGAAAACATATCATTTAATCATACATTGAATTAAAGCTTTCAACAGAGTTAGTTACTTTTGGTCTTACCAAAGAACATTGGTATGTCAAGTTTATCTTCTCTATCTACTTTCCTTTTTATCATGACTATGTAGACAGCATACAGCATTGCTCCTACAAGAGACCAAATGGAacctggaaaaatggaaaaaatactcCCTTGAGATATGCCAAACATGTTATGCACAGTAGAATCACCTCTCCTAAACCTCTGTCAATTACAGAATCCATTAAATgaaaaacatgggaaaatggagaaagCTCTAAAATAGAAATACTTTCCCAATATACACATAGGGTAGAAAATTACCATAAATGGCAAGTTTTAGAAGTTGAAACTAAAAAGCCAGATAGTGAAATGTTACAAGAATAAGAGTTACAGAGCTTGCTATGACTACTTAGTACTGCCAGAAGATGGTACTGATCAATGCATATTCCAGGATTAAAACCCATAAGTAAATACCTATTGTATCTTTTCCAGCAGATTTTTCAGATCCAGAAAGGTTAACAAGTACCACACCACCAAtgctagcaaaaaaaaaaaaaaaaaaaaagaaatgcaaaatgttgCTTGAACTCAGGAATTTCTTTacaaaaacagattaaaaaaagagaaaaacaaatatacAGTTCTATCTTTTGGCATTTTTAGTTAACCAAAACCCCCTTCTGCAAAGTCAAAAGTTGTTCTCAACTGCTAAGGCATAATCCCAAATTAAAACCAACCAACCCCACCTTTAACTTCCCAGAACAATGCACCAGGCATTTAATGAAAAAGGCTGACAAAGAAACATTGAGTGTCAAACCTTTCCACCACCAtacaaaactaaaacaaaccacaaacaaacaagaagaaaataagttCATCTATCTCCAACAGAAATTAATCTAATTTCCTACAGGAGAATGAGATTTGGAAATGGTTCATGATATGAAGTATTTAAGAATCCTTAATTCAGTTGCTCAATTCATCTGTGAAACAagggtttttaaaaagtgatggGTATCATTTATTGTCACAGATGGCACAGGTACAGCAGGTACAATTGTTCTCTCACTGTACCAGGGAGTTTTGGACCCAATGTTACCTCCTATTACCTTACCTTAAAATAACAGCTAATAATTTGGACAGGGTAAACCGATCTCCACTGTTACTGGGAAAGACTGCAGCtaaaattaatgtaaaaagCCCTGCAAGAGAAATTCAGAGGAGTTTATACAACCAAGTTTTGCCAGTAGTTTGCTCAGAAAACTATACAGTTTCAAAGCTATTATACTCCAAACCCATTTCTTTAATATACAGATGTAGCTGCAGAAGTACACAAACAAAAAGAGGGGAAATAGGAAGGTACTCTAAAAAACCACTGCAAATACAAAATTGATCTTCTAATCACACATATTCAATGCCTTCAGGTCAAATCCACAGGTAAAAATGGTACACAAACCCATTGTAATGAGATTTGTATGTTATAAACAGCCTTGTAATACAGATCAGGTGGTGTAAATAAAACTTACCAGAGGTTGATGACAAGATATTAACTATGGCAACTTGGGTATCTGACAGAGCTTCTTGGTACGAGAAATTTGCCAAGAAccactggggaaaaagaaaaacaattttgttATTATATGGGTAACAACAACAGAGCTTAAGTTTCTCAGTGCAATAAAAtcctacttaaaaaaaaaaaaacaaacagttatttaaaaaataaaatcagaactAGATTTTTAGCTTAAATAGACTTCTAAATTCTATTAAAGTGGAAGGCCCATTAAAAGACAGCAACAAACTTAGAACTGGCTCAAACCAACCACATTCAAGTACATGTTTAATAACAAAATACCATACTTCAGAacttaaaaagaattaaaatgacATTATAATAGCTAGTCTGTAGTAACTAAAGGTACTTTTAACTTGTTTTGGAGTGCTTCAAGATGATAACTGCACAAGGGCTGCAAAGAAATTTCAGTAATGCATGTGACATTAGTCAGCCTAATGAGGTTCTTTCAGAGTACTTAGAACCAGTACACATCTCCACTGTTAAAAACAAGCATCTCTTACATTCAATgcctaaaaaatatttcttaattcctccagaaaggaataaaatggCAAATGTTTTCTCACTTCTTGATTGAGATCTCACTAGTAAGATCTCAGATATATTCTAAGGGAAGTAACCACTCTAGTCTTATGTAGAAATAGTCATAAATTCCAAGAAGAAATACAGGTACATGCCAGTAGTGTCCATGAACAGAATAAACAGGATTTGTTTTGGACATGAGGACACCACCCCAGAAAAAATTACACCACTATTTTCTGGTACATGCATTATTgttgatgatgataataatacTAACAATCATGCTTAAATAGCTCCACTCCCTGAGGAAAAGCCATGATGAATCCACACTACATAGAATCCATTTGGCAGTAGCTGTGAAGGTGCTTCTAGAAAAGGTATCACTGATCTGCCCTCTACATTTTTCTGTCTCAAAAATCCTGCCACTGGAATCTCTCTCTCCCCCTAGAACTGAGGCATGATGCAGTAACAGCATCTACCAGCAGATTCATAATTACATCTTGCACATCAAAAGTTTTACTTCTTATAGCACATTTATAAAATAAGGTTTAAAGAAGACAAGTCATCTCAATACTTATTCAATATATTCAATACTTACTCAATTCATCGCAATACTATTATTATACAAGTTTTAAATGCATCTTTACTTAAGTTTTCTGAAAGAATGGAGCACATACCAcgaagcaaaagaaaaagctaattTTTGCTACTTGGCTTGCAGTGAGTTTTCCCACAGTTTTTAAGATGGATTCCTGCTCCTTCACTGTTGGATAGGACATGCGGGACAGCTTTGCCTCCAAAGCATGGCTTGATGGCAGCTGACGGATCTCCATGATGTTACTGA
Above is a genomic segment from Haemorhous mexicanus isolate bHaeMex1 chromosome 8, bHaeMex1.pri, whole genome shotgun sequence containing:
- the SLC35F5 gene encoding solute carrier family 35 member F5 gives rise to the protein MVWVFIMNRMSSQSSSSAQRRRLALGIVILLLVDVIWVASSELTSYVFTRYNKPFFSTFAKTSMFVLYLLGFIVWKPWRQQCTRGFRGRHAAFFADAEGYFAACTTDTTVNSSLSEPLYVPVKFHDLPTEKNGSNSSDAEKTPKKPRVRFSNIMEIRQLPSSHALEAKLSRMSYPTVKEQESILKTVGKLTASQVAKISFFFCFVWFLANFSYQEALSDTQVAIVNILSSTSGLFTLILAAVFPSNSGDRFTLSKLLAVILSIGGVVLVNLSGSEKSAGKDTIGSIWSLVGAMLYAVYIVMIKRKVDREDKLDIPMFFGFVGLFNLLLLWPGFFLLHYTGFEAFEFPNKLIWMCIVINGLIGTVLSEFLWLWGCFLTSSLIGTLALSLTIPLSIIADMCMQKVQFSWLFFAGAVPVFFSFFIATLLCHYNNWDPVMVGIRRIFAFICRKHRIQRMPEESEQCESLIPMHSVSQDGDGCCS